gatatttgcaagatacatatggatctgaatgttgcagagccgttgactaagcctctcacacgagcaagacatgatcagcaccaagactccatgggtgttagaatcattactgtgtaatctagattattgactctagtgcaagtgggagagtcaaggaaatatgccctagaggcaataataaagttgttatttatatttccttatatcatgataaatgtttattattcatgctagaattgtattaaccggaaacttagtacatgtgtgaatacatagacaaacaaagagtcactagtttgcctctacttgactatctcattgaatcaatgatggttatgtttcctaaccatagacatgagttgtcatttgattaacgagattacatcattagataatgatgtgactgacttgacccattccattatcttagcatgatgatcgtttagtttgctgctattgctttcttcatgacttatacatgttcctatgactatgagattatgcaactcctgagtactagaggaacactttgtgtgctaccaaacgtcacaacgtaactgggtgattataaaggtgctctacaggtgtctccgatggtacttgttgagttggcatagatcgagattaggatttgtcactccgattatcggagaggtatctctgggccctctcggtaatgcacatccctataagccttgcaagcattttgactaatgagttagttgcgggatgatgtattatggaacgagtaaagagacttgccggtaacaagattgaactaggtatgaggataccgacgatcgaatctcgggcaagtaacataccgatgacaaagggaacaacgtatgttgttatgcagtttgaccgataaagatcttcgtagaatatgtaggaaccaatatgagcatccaggttccgctattggttattgaccggagacgagtctcggtcatgtctacatagttatcgacccctagggtccgcacgcttaaagtttggtgatgttcagtattatgagtttatgtgttttgatgtaccgaaggtagttcggagaccCGAATGTGATCGCAGACATgatgatgagtctcgaaatggtcgagacgtaaagattgatatattggacggctatattcggacaccggaagtgttccggatggtttcAAAGAAAATCGGAGTGCCGAAGGNNNNNNNNNNNNNNNNNNNNNNNNNNNNNNNNNNNNNNNNNNNNNNNNNNNNNNNNNNNNNNNNNNNNNNNNNNNNNNNNNNNNNNNNNNNNNNNNNNNNNNNNNNNNNNNNNNNNNNNNNNNNNNNNNNNNNNNNNNNNNNNNNNNNNNNNNNNNNNNNNNNNNNNNNNNNNNNNNNNNNNNNNNNNNNNNNNNNNNNNNNNNNNNNNNNNNNNNNNNNNNNNNNNNNNNNNNNNNNNNNNNNNNNNNNNNNNNNNNNNNNNNNNNNNNNNNNNNNNNNNNNNNNNNNNNNNNNNNNNNNNNNNNNNNNNNNNNNNNNNNNNNNNNNNggcgcgccccctcccatgagtccgaattggactaggggaggggggcgcggcccctctttccctctccctctccctctctttccttccccctttcccccttcctagtaggactaggaaaggatcaatcctactcctactaggaggaggattcctcctctccttggggcgcaccaaggccaaccggcctccccccttgctcctttatatacggggccagggggggcacccaaagacacacaagttgattgttccaagccatgtgcggtgcccccctccaccataatccacctcgatcatatcgtagtggtgcttaggcgaagccctgcgtcggtagcaacatcatcaccgtcatcacgccattgtgctgacggaagtctcccgcgaagctctgctggatcggagttcatgggacgtcatcgagctgaacctgtgctgaactcggaggtgtcatacgttcggtacttgcatCAGTCGGATtgtcaagacgtacgactacatcaaccgtgttctcataacgtttccgcttacggtctacgagggtacgtggacgatactctcccctctcattgctatgcatcaccataatcttgcatgtgcataggaatttttttgaaattactacgttcctcaacaccaGCATACTACtcactccattcctaaatatttgtatttttagagatttcaaatggactaccatataCTGATGTATATATACATACTTTAGcaagtagattcactcattttgcttcgtatgtagtcacttgttgaaatatctaaaatgacaaatatttaggaacggagtacTAGTTAATAGGCCTGGGAGACATCAGGATTTAGGTTAACTAAAGAGGGTCAGAGGGTGCCCTCAAGGATCCAAATTTGCATGCGTATGGATACTAAGAGGCTTGGTGGGATTCCTAAAAATTTTGTATGCGCTGTGAGGGACAGTTCCCTTCTTTTACTTTTTTCGTACTGGTTCGGGGACCAGACATTAGGCACTATAGGGTGCTACATTAATAGAAGAATATTTTGTTACTAGTAACATAATATAGTCCTATACTCTTTATATATTCTCATGTTattttttcatagttttgtttcagATGCATATGAATTTGTACCTGCTTTTTAAATATGCAGAGCATGCAAGATAAGATGATGTATCTTAGAGAAAAGTCCATGTCACAAACCTTAACTTGCCACTCGATTTATCTAGTTATTTGATGAGTCAAATCTGGTTATCCATCTTAGAATCATACTAGGCAAAAAAATACAAAGTTTGTTTAGTGAAAATAATGTCTAGAACAATCTTCTCATTTATAGTGTGATCTATCATATATTGACACACACAAGCTTACGAACTTAGCCCCACTCAATCTATGCATATCTGGATATGCCTAATATCATGTGGAGCATCACAAACTTAATTCCAAAAGGAGGCAAAATCTAGATCAATGTGTGTAGTGTAAAGTGAAAAAAATGAGTCATAGGTCGTTATCAAGTATGCCTTACAACTAAATGATATGTGTAACAAAAAGCAACTATCATGAATAATCTAAAATCACACAAGTAAAGTTGCCCCACCAACCACAACATACCAAACGCTTAGTTGGATAACCTTATGAGCACTTTTCAGAAAGCAAGTGGAAAGATGAATGAAATCATACCATGACAGCTATAAATACACCTTCATCATCATAGCCACCTTTCATCATCCAAACTTCACGCACCAAGATCAAAAACATCTATTCCAAGCAAGTATTAGTAACCATAAACCCAACATGAAGACCTTCCTCATCTTCGTCCTCCTTGCCATGGCGATGAGCATCGTCACTGCTGCTAGGCAGCTAAACCCTAGCGAGCAAGAGTTGCAATCACCACAACAATTATATCCGCAGCAACCATATCCACAGCAACCATATCCACCACAACAACCATTTCCCACACCCCAACAATATTTTCCCCAACAATCACAACAACCATTTTCCCCACCACAACAACCATTTCCCCAACCCCAACAAGCAACTCCCCTACAACCACAACAACCATTCCCCCAGCAACCCAAACAACCACAACAAGCTTTTCCCCAACCCCAACAACAATTTGCCTTGCAACCACAACAACAATTTCCCCAGCTCCAACAACCACAACAATCATTCCCACAACAACCCCAGAGACCACATCCATTCCCCCAACAACCAGAACAAATAATATCACAGCAACCAGAACAACCATTCCTCCTGCAACCGCAACAACCATTCCCCCAGCAACCAGAACAAATAATATCCCAGCAACCCCAACAACTATTTTCCCAGTCACAACAACCATTTCCCCAGCAACCCCAACAACCATTTCCCCTGCAACCGCAACAACCAATTCCCCAACAACCAGCACAAATAATTGCTCAGCAACCTCAACAACCATCCCCTCTGCAACCACAACAACCATTCCTCCGGCAACCACAACAATCATTCCTCCAACAACCACAACAACTATTTCCCCAACCCCANNNNNNNNNNNNNNNNNNNNNNNNNNNNNNNNNNNNNNTCCCCAGCAACCCCAACAACCATTTTCCCAGTCACGACAACCATTTCCCCAGCAACCCCAACAACCATTCCCGCTGCAACCGCAACAACCATTTCCCCAGCAATCAGCACAAATAATTCCTCAGCAACCCCAACAACCATTCCCTCTACAACCACAACAATCGTTCCTTCGGCAATCACAACAACCGTTCCTCCAGCAACCACAACAACCATCTCCCCAACCCCAACAAGTAGTACAAATAATTCCCCAGCAACCCCAACAACCATTCCCTCTGCAGACAAACCAACCTCAGCAACCTTATCCACAACAGCAACCATCAGGAGTAATGGTATAGGCATCGGGGGCCAAGGAAACGAAGAGCTATAGTACTAGCCCGGCGGATCATCGTTGTTTAGTCAATTGAGTGTTCAGTGTAACGATGATAAGTAAAGTGATGTGTACCATCATGTGTAACCCCGACCTATACTAGTTCAAACATGAGAATAAAAGACAAAGAAAGTTCTTGTCACAAGGACATTGCTGGTAATTATTACATTCATGCCATATTTGGATTTTCATCCCAAAATATAATTTGAGTCATGTGCATTAACTACCTATTTATGAAGTGCAGTCATATGATCCTAACACAATTAATGATTGTGAAACTTGGTTTAATTGAAGTACTACCAATTAAGGAGTAATAATTAATTGCATCTCTTTGGTGGCTAGCGATGTGAATTGTGTGACCTTATTATCTGAAATGTTCTAGATTGTACATAGACACACTTTTTACAATTGTTGAGGTGCATATGAAGCAACATATTCTTAAAGATATGGTGACCAATCACTAGTCTCAGTGAAAATCTCAGTACCGGCTTTATATGGAAGGGAGGGACATGATGATGActtcgtgttgcattttatcattgtTCAAATGGTCTCTTTAATGGACCGGTTGCTCAGATTAGAAAATATGGACTTGGGCCATACTCCATATTGAGTTCTTGCAAATGGACAAGATGAAGGCATGATTGAATTTATTCCTTATATTTCTCCTGCACATGTAACTTGATATTGAAGATCACAGTATTACAAGTTACTTACAGAAGTTCCATCAGACGAAGATCGTTCGCCTAGTATAGCCGCCCAATGGTCAAAAGCTTTTATTAAAAGTTGTGTTGGTTACACTAACATTACATATATTATGGGTGTTGGAGACACGATGTCTTTTTTTAAACTTCAATCCTCCTGTATTTATTCATAAGAATCGTCGCATTGTTTACGAGCATCGGACAATGTCCTCGGGGGTAGACTAACAAAAGTTTAGGAGGGGAAAATATAGCCAATGTTGCCAATTCATGACAAACATGGTTGGTTTTCCTTTAACTGTGTTCATAAATTATATGAGTTAAATTCCAAGGACACAAAATATAAGTCATCAAAAATAGCACTTGCAATAATAAACGACCAGCTCCCCTCTTTCATGGTAGTGATCACTTCTGTATTATCCGCATTGATCTCAAGTTTATTGCATCCGCTCATATATGCAAGATTTAGACCAAACCTCAAGGATAGCACCTCTACTGTAAAAGCATTATAACAGGAATcaaccttttcatttgtagttgcaaTGAATTTCACATTGCTATCCTTTATCACCGCTCCAACAACACCCTGATATGAGTCAAGGATCAAACGATGCATCTATGTTGAGTTTCGCAGTCTCTTCAGGATATTGTCTGCTTCACGTTTTATGTAACTCTACGAACTATGATGGCTAACCTTTAAAATATTTGCAAACTTAATGAATGTATGGGTACATTTTTTTGGGTTGTTGTATATTCGGCAATCTTCAACCATCAATCGTGTACCGCTGCATGTATGAGACAATTCATGTTTTCTTTGAGGAACTAAGACAATTCATCTTGCTTTAGAGAAAAACTTATGAATACAACTGAATAAACAAGCAGCATCTTGGCTGCCAAAGCAGGTTGAACCACTAAAATTCTAGTACCGTCGGCTTTCTGACGTCTAGCCATGTACACGTTGATTGCCACGTACGGGTGGCTGCCTGGCGCGGCCAACTCCTCATCGCCAACATCACGCCAACAGGTCGACGCACATGCATTTGTGCTGAGCATCGCTAGCACCAGCGTCAGGGATAGCTTAGGCCGTTGGTGTAGATTCATCCAGCGGCGCCATGCCAGAGAGACGCGACCTCCGCTGGCCCACCCCCAAAGGAGATGAGTATGTAGCTGCTAAGGGTCGGCATGCATGCACGCGTAGAATATTTTCAATTGTCAATATATAGGTCAAAAGTCAGAAAACACATGTTGGGACACATACCGTACAATTATCGCCGAAGGGGAAGGGTGGAACTTAACGAAATTAAGCCAACAATAACCTGAGACGCTAATAGATGAAAGGCAAGACAAAAACCTGCCAAAGCTTGACAGTGATGGGGGCAACAACGATGCAGTAGCCGAGGACGTGAGAACTGATGTACTGGCTCCGATAGCGGTAGCTCCTATCCCTTCATCTTCAATGGCAATGCCGCCTCTGCTTCACTATCTCACCTGACCACACAAGACAACAGTTGCCATGTAGAGGAGGAACAACAAGCACCCACTATATACACTTCAGGGTTTTCATTCCAGCCCCCGGCTTTTCAGGAAAAATCAAACACAAAGCTGTTCTTCTGGGCAGACTGTTTTGTTTCCTTCTGTTTTTCTTTGTTTTATGTACCAAACTAAATTTTCATAAAGACCTTGAAGGGGGCATAGATCAAACAGATCTGAACCGTTCAAATGTTAAACATCGTTGTACATGAACTATCAGATGTAGAAGCTACAAATTGTTTTCTCAAGTCCTAGGACATTAATCCACACCCTCGGCAGCCTTGCATTATCTTCATACCATGTCTTCAACATCATTCCCTTCTTCGAGGTGTCAATCCacttttggtgcctcaattcttgtCAAAGTTCCATCAACTACAATATATCATAAAAAAGTTGAGTCTGGAATCTAAACTAGACTACCAGATTGAGATGTTAGTAGAACTGAATACCTAATATATAAACAGAAAGCTACACTCATGTAAGAGGAATATAATGCTAGCACAATGAAACGTGAACTTCACATAAAAGGCAACATTTGACACATGCAGAAGAACATGCAAAGACTGTCATCATAGCAAAGAGCAAACAATGGAGACTTTTCAGAGCAATTGCAATTGAATATGGAACATGGCAAACACTATAATAGCATTGACAAAAATTAACAGATTAAATGTTGGCTTCTTGTATAGACATCAACAGATGTGTATTGACCACTAAGGCAACATGAAAATAGAGTAGAAACATCTTGTACGATGTGTCAGGCATATCTTAGCGATTTCAGAGCTTTATATCTAGCTGAATCATATTTCAACAATCTGTTGCAATCTGAACCCTGACATTACCACATTTGAAGCCTCTG
The sequence above is a segment of the Triticum dicoccoides isolate Atlit2015 ecotype Zavitan chromosome 1A, WEW_v2.0, whole genome shotgun sequence genome. Coding sequences within it:
- the LOC119359642 gene encoding gamma-gliadin-like, whose translation is MKTFLIFVLLAMAMSIVTAARQLNPSEQELQSPQQLYPQQPYPQQPYPPQQPFPTPQQYFPQQSQQPFSPPQQPFPQPQQATPLQPQQPFPQQPKQPQQAFPQPQQQFALQPQQQFPQLQQPQQSFPQQPQRPHPFPQQPEQIISQQPEQPFLLQPQQPFPQQPEQIISQQPQQLFSQSQQPFPQQPQQPFPLQPQQPIPQQPAQIIAQQPQQPSPLQPQQPFPQSRQPFPQQPQQPFPLQPQQPFPQQSAQIIPQQPQQPFPLQPQQSFLRQSQQPFLQQPQQPSPQPQQVVQIIPQQPQQPFPLQTNQPQQPYPQQQPSGVMV